The following proteins are encoded in a genomic region of Alistipes shahii WAL 8301:
- a CDS encoding fimbrillin family protein yields the protein MMKRQLLLALLAAGLAAAPGCADKRDAVPGIRITPSIKTRVTGLHFDTGDCIGLTVTKNGSDYVRNHQMTYDGSAFTASGLLWYNDLNETSTLTAYFPYSASGVPDEFSVARDQSAGCASSDLLGAVAKNVTPTGAPVGMLFYHLMSQLTIVITNNSDAAVSGVAVGGFVPTASVDLSVPTASAKAGAAAAEIETFEVTPDASYRAILVPQQGALTVTVSTRDGKSRSKTLSSATLESGRRYDMSVLVTNIDIELKLSGEVSDWEDGGSLDEGDGGEASELEYGGDTYRTAKIGGQVWMAENLRYQPAGTEIGDGVWYPEEGLSAVAEKGLLYDYKTVTGGATVRSGTPLRGICPEGWHVPALAELEALLAAGPAAGFFRCAGYWIVNGTSNRYGDADKGYLISCEATAERSGCLVYSTTTDPVTGEVPLGYGLSVRCVKDDAVR from the coding sequence ATGATGAAAAGACAACTCCTTCTTGCGCTTCTGGCGGCGGGCCTCGCCGCTGCACCCGGCTGTGCCGATAAGCGGGATGCGGTTCCCGGCATCCGGATCACGCCGTCGATCAAAACCCGCGTCACGGGGCTTCATTTCGATACGGGCGACTGTATCGGTCTGACCGTCACGAAGAACGGCTCGGATTACGTCCGGAACCACCAGATGACCTACGACGGCTCGGCCTTCACGGCTTCCGGCCTGCTGTGGTACAACGACCTGAACGAAACCTCGACGCTCACGGCCTATTTCCCCTATTCGGCGTCGGGCGTTCCCGACGAGTTCTCCGTGGCGCGGGATCAGAGTGCGGGCTGCGCCTCCTCGGACCTGCTGGGGGCCGTGGCGAAGAACGTGACGCCCACGGGCGCGCCCGTCGGGATGCTGTTCTATCACCTGATGTCACAGCTGACCATCGTCATTACCAACAATTCCGATGCTGCGGTTTCGGGCGTCGCCGTGGGCGGATTCGTCCCGACGGCCTCGGTGGATCTCTCCGTGCCGACGGCTTCGGCGAAAGCCGGCGCGGCGGCCGCTGAAATCGAAACCTTCGAAGTGACGCCCGACGCCTCCTACCGTGCGATTCTCGTGCCGCAGCAGGGGGCGCTGACCGTCACGGTCTCCACGCGCGACGGCAAGAGCCGCAGCAAGACCCTCTCTTCGGCGACGCTCGAAAGCGGCCGAAGGTACGACATGTCGGTGCTCGTCACCAACATCGACATCGAGCTGAAGCTGAGCGGCGAGGTCAGCGACTGGGAAGACGGCGGTTCGCTTGACGAGGGCGACGGCGGGGAGGCTTCCGAACTGGAATACGGCGGCGATACCTACCGCACGGCGAAGATCGGCGGACAGGTATGGATGGCCGAGAACCTGCGCTACCAGCCTGCGGGTACGGAGATCGGCGATGGCGTATGGTATCCCGAGGAGGGGCTTTCCGCGGTGGCGGAAAAAGGGCTGCTGTACGATTATAAGACGGTGACGGGCGGCGCCACGGTCCGGTCCGGGACTCCGCTGCGGGGCATTTGTCCCGAGGGCTGGCACGTTCCCGCATTGGCCGAACTCGAAGCGCTCCTTGCCGCCGGGCCTGCGGCCGGATTTTTCAGGTGCGCCGGATACTGGATCGTGAACGGCACGTCGAACAGGTACGGAGACGCCGACAAAGGTTATCTGATAAGCTGCGAGGCCACGGCCGAGCGGAGCGGCTGCCTGGTTTACAGCACCACGACCGATCCGGTGACCGGCGAGGTTCCGCTCGGATACGGCCTGTCGGTCCGCTGCGTGAAAGACGACGCCGTGCGGTAG